In the genome of uncultured Methanobrevibacter sp., the window TTTCCTTTAACATATACCCATTGGCTAAAGGATACATGGCCTCCAACGACCTTAGGCCTTAGAACCCAACCGTACTTTTGGATCAATCCGTATTTCCACACTATCCTATAACCAACAATCTTCTTTTTCAATCCTTTGCCTGAAACCTTCATGCATTGGTCATTGCTTAGAATATTGATTTGTCTTGCTATCAATTCTTCCTTTAGGTCAATTGAGTCATTCCTGGATAATACAATTGCCTTTTTGCTAAAATATGAATTGAACTCATCGATTGTGAAATTCATGTTTCCTTCGGTAGAATCCGCTAAAAAGACATGTGTGTCTGTTAACTTATTTATGACAGTCCAATGCTCACATCCATTGATGTTTAGGTGGATTATATGGTTTTCCTTAAGACTTTTAGTATCAATTTCAACTCCATATGCACTGAAGCCATAGTATTTTGCAGCATCGATTAAGGATTGCATAGTTGTTCCATTCAAGCTTGTGTTTGTTTGCTTGGATACTTCATTTAAGCTTAGATTAAGTCCATTTTTATTTAAAACAGTGGCAAGAGATGCAGGTCCACAGCTGTAATTGTCATTTGCCATAACAACGCCGTTTGTGTCCTTTTCCTCTTCTTCAATTATTTCATCAACGTTTTCATTAACTATCTCATCATCTATTTTCTCTACAGTATTAGATTCGGGATGATTCATATTTGAATCATCGGATATTTCATTTGTATTCTGATTTATCCTCAAATCATTCATGCCTGTATCACTTGTTTCCATTAAATCGGTATCGCTTGCAGATATTTGCCCGATTATTAAAAATAATGATACAAGACATATTATCAAAATGCTTTTATTTATTTTCAACATAATTTTTCTCCTATTTTTTACTTAGCTTTAAAAATTGGATTTTTTATAGAGTAATTTTTCCAAAATTGTAAACTTCTATAAATCTTTTATTTAGTAAACTATTTGTTAAAAATAGTTTATTTTTAATATAAATTGATTTTCTTTTAAAACCAAGTTAATTTTTAATTTAAAATAGGATATATTTAAATTTAAGCATTTTATTACTTTATTTTTTAATTTTAAATATAATATGTTCTTTAAATTGAAATTTACGAACTTATATTAATTTTATAATGATTTCGTAACTTATTAACTGAGTATAATTTTCTTCTTCAATGATATTTTTATATACTATTATAAACAAATCTAACAATTGATATTTAATTAAGAATAATTGGAAATTCTAAAAATTAAAAAAATTTATACTTATTGATTTATTTATGTGATTGAAATGGAAAGGGTAAATATTTTGGTAGAGGCTCTACCTTACATTAAACAGTTTTACAATAAAAAGGTCATGATTAAATACGGAGGCCATGCTATGGTGGATGATGAGGCAATGGCTTCCACAGCAAGAGATACTGTCTTATTGAAATATGTTGGTATGCAACCTATAGTTGTTCATGGAGGAGGCCCTGAAATTACCAGATCCATGAAGAAGTTAGGTAAGGAACCTAAATTCATCAAGGGATTAAGGGTAACTGATGAGGAAACTATGAGCATTGTTAAAATGGTTCTTGTAGGTAACATCAACACAGATATCGTATCTCAAATCTGCTTGCATGACGGTAAAGGCGCTGGATTGTCTGGTAAGGACAATAAGCTTATTGAAGCATGCAAAAAGATCCATAAGATAAAGGATGAGGAAACCGGTGAAATTGAAGAGATTGATTTAGGTTTAGTTGGTGAAATCAAAAGAATCAATCCTGAAATACTTGAAATGTATACTGAAAATGATTTCATTCCAGTTGTTTCCCCTATTGGAATCGCTCAAGACGGTACTACCTTGAACCTTAATGCAGACACTGTAGCTGGTGCAATAGCTGGTGAAATGGATGCAGAAAAGTTAATAATTTTAACTGATGTTCCTGGTGTATTAAGAGACCCAGAAGATCCTTCAACATTGATTCAAAGAATCCATGTGGATGAAATTCCTGCTCTTATTGAAGAGGGAATCATCTCCGGAGGTATGATTCCTAAGATTGAAACCTGTGTTGATGCATTGAACAATGGAGTCAAGTCTGCACACATCTTGGATGGTAGAATCAAGCACACATTGCTTCTTGAGATCTTTACCAAAGAGGGTATTGGAACTATGATTTACAAGTAAATAATTTTTATTTACTTATTTTTTATTTTTTTTTAACACTTTTTGCTTATTTTTTTATTTTATTTTATTTGCTTTTTTTGACCTTTTCAAGTATTAAGCTATTTTTAACGGTTTTTTAATAAAATTTTTCAATTTTTTACCTATTTATATTTATATAATAAGAAATATAGTATAACTATAATAAATCGTTTGGAGAATAAAAATGCATAAGACTCATTATAAACTTCTTGTTTGCTTGATGGTTTTCCTTTGCCTAATCATCATTCCAACATCATTTGCAGCAGATGCTGATTCATTGGATGAGAACATCATCTCTGACAATTCATTGGATCTTGTGGAATCTGTTGATTATGATGATTCATTGGAGTCTCTCAATATTGAAGAAGAGATCTTGGATGGTGGTGAATCAAATGATGGTCTTCTTGAGGCACATTATTATTTTAACAGTTCGGCCGAGAATGATGGCATTGGAACTATGGGAAATCCGTATAAGTATTTTAACAAAACAATAAAGGACAATTCAGTTATTCATTTGGCAAATGGGGTTTATGAATTGGGTTCATCTTATTACAATACGAATATCACAATAATCGGTCAGGATGCCTCACAGACAATTCTTAAAGGTAGATTGTTTGAGATAAAAGAAAATTTTATTCTTCAGAACATCACATTGGACAATGTTAAGATTAATAATAGGGGTAAATTGAATGCTACAAATGTAATTTTCTGCAATGGATATAGATATGACTATTATGGGGGAGCCATTTACACTCCAATCTCAAATGGTTCAGTTTATTTAAGAAATTGCAGTTTCTACAACAATTCCGCGACCAAGTCTGGTGGGGCCATCTATTCTGAAAGCGATATAGAAGTCATTGATTGTGTATTCATCAATAACTCTGCAGATGTCGGTGGAGCCATCTATTCGAAAGGCGCCAATGTAAAGATTACAGATTCCAAAGTAATCGATAACTCTGCAAACAGCTTCGGAGGAGTCTTCACATTTTTAAAATCTGATGTCAAAGTGGTTAATTTATATGGGTTCAATAATACTGCAAAATATGATGGCGGGCTTATCTATCAAATCTACGGTAATCTGACCGTTTCCAATTCCAATTTCATATCAAACAATGCAAAGAATGGAGCAGGTATTTTTGTAGCCAGCACCAAACGCCTTACCATAAGCAATGATAATTTTACAAATAATTCCGCAAATGCATCTGCTGGAGCAATATATTCAATTTTAAACAACAATACTGATATGAGGAATATCATCTATGAGAACAATACTGCATCAGACCCTATTTTCAATGATTTGTATAATTTTTCAAGTATTGATTTAATTATTTCTGACAATGATTATGCAATGTACATTTACAATAAAACGGATAAACCACTTCCAAGCAGTTACAGTTCAGTGACTGAAGGTTATGTGACTCCTGTAGTGAATCAGGGAAGCGGAGGCAATTGTTGGGCCTTCGCCACAATTGCAACTTTGGAATCATGCATTCTAAAGGCCTCCGGAGATAGCCTTGATTTCTCTGAAGAGAATATGAAAAACATTGCTGCCCTTTATTCCATTTACGGCTGGAACCTGGAAACCAATGGTGGAGGATATGATGATGTCGGTTTAGGATATCTTTTAAGCTGGTTAGGACCAGTCAATGATTCTGATGATAAATATGATCCCAAAAGTCTTTTATCTCCTGTTTTATCCAGCATCATGCATGTCCAGAATGTATTGTATCTGAAAAGGGACAGCTATACTGACAATGATATGATCAAAAGGGCTATAATGGATTATGGAGCTGTTTTCTCCCCAGTTTTGATGGAATATAAAAATGAGAGTCATATTGGATATTATGTTTATAATAATGGTACGGAAAGGCCTAATCATGCAGTAACTTTAGTCGGATGGAATGATACCATACAAATCCCTGGCGCTCCTGGAAAAGGTGCTTGGATCGTTAAGAACAGTTGGGGAAAAAGCAGCGGCAACAATGGATATTTCTACCTTTCCTATTATGACACTTCCTCTATTGAATTGGGAAAATGGGGAGATGCGTTCACTTTCATATTAAATGACACTATCAAGTTTGATAAGAACTACCAATATGACATTGCCAAAACAGATTTCCTTTTCAATACAACTAAAACTGCATGGTATAAGAATATCTTCACTGCAACTGACAATGAGTATCTAACTGCAGTTTCCACATATTTCGAAAAGGAAACAACTTATAAGTTGTTCATTAACGTAAACAATGTCTCAATATTGAATCAATCCGGCTTTGCACGTCCTGGCTATTGGACAATCAATTTAAATGAACCTATTGCACTCAATCTTGGCGATATATTTGAGATTGCATTTAAGATAAACGTTACAGGAGATGTTGGAGTTCCTATTTCAGAGGCAGTAAGCCTAAACAATGTATTTTATAAGGAAAACATTTCCTTCATCAGCTATGATGGCAAGACATGGTCTGATCTATACGATTTCGTATGGAATGACTATCCTAGCCATAGCTACAAGTCACAGGTGGCTTGCATAAAGGCATTCACAGTATTGGATAAGATTGATGTCCTTCTGAATATAAGTTTAAGTTGCATGAATGTCAGTGAAAACTATTTCAATCCTGTAAACATTACTGTAAATGTTTTAAATGAATATAGATTTGCTGTCAATTGCGGTCAAGTCAGATTTAATCTGTCTGGTGAAATAGCATATGCAAAGGTCTCCAATGGTGTGGCAAAGATTAGCCACATCTTTAAAAAAGGATTTAATAATATATCTGCCGAATTTGTCTCTTGCGCGTACAATTCCCCAATAGTCAATTCAAGTGTGGACATTACAAAATATGATCTCTCTATGGATGCGAACTTTAGCTATTACTTGAATACTGCATTTGTAAATGTGAGCCTATCAGAACCGATAAACGAAACAATCTTCTTCTTATTTGGATATAAGAACTTTACAGTCAAAACTGTAGATGGAAAGGCTTCAGTCAATTTGACAGACTTGAATGGCGGATTCAATAATCTGAGAGTTGTTCTTTATCCTGCACTTTATGACTGCAATGAATTGGAGTATAACTTTACCGTAACTGTATATGATACAAAAATAATTGTAAAAGATTTTTCAACCGTCTATGGCAACAGCTACAAGTATAAGATTAAGCTTATCGATGAAAACGGAAACTCCCTTTCAGGTAAAAAACTGCAATACAGTTTAAATGGTGTGAATTACAGTGGCACAACTGATAAGAACGGTGAAATAACATTAAGCAACTTAAAGGCGAGCACATATAAGCTGATTGTGAACTTTAAGGGAGAGAAAATCTATACTGAATCATCAAATTCCTCTCTAATCACAGTTAAGACAACTGCAGTGCTTCCGAAATACAATAATTTCACTTATGGATCAAAATATAGTGTAAAGTTCTTGGATAAGAATCTTAATCCTTTAAAGAATGCCAATGTGACAATAGTTTTCGCTGGGAAAACCTACAATCTAAAGACTGACAGCAGTGGAATAGTTAAGATTGACAATTATCTTAAGCCAGGAAGCTATATCGTAAAGGTCAAAAATCCAAAGACCTCAGAAGAGAAGACCCATAAGATTAAGGTAGTGGCTAGAATCGATCAAAACAAGAATCTGGCTATGTATTATGGTGCAGGCACATACTATAAGGTTAGGGTATTGGACAATTATGGAAACATTGCCAAAAATGTCTCTGTGAAATTTACTCTAAACGGCAAAACATATTATAGAACCACTAATAGCCAAGGAATTGCTGGCCTTAAAATCAGCTTAAAACCTAGTTCATATACTGTTTCAGCAAGCTATAAAGGATTTACTGTAAAAAATAAGATAACAGTCAAATCAACTATAATTACTAAAAATCTTTCCAAAAAGAAAGCCAAAACAATTAAATTTACTGCCAAATTGGTCAATTCCAAAGGAAGCATCTTGAAATACAAATACATTACCTTTAAGTATAAAGGTAAAAAATATCTAAGAAAGACTAATAAATATGGAATAGCCACTATTGGCCTTAAAAATTTAAGACGTGTCAAATATACTATTTATTCTAGTTATGGAAAATTAACTGTTAAAAATACTATTAAAGTCTATTAAATAAGTTTTTTAAAGTGTTTTTAACATTTTTTTCTTTTTTTATTTTTTTCAAAAATAGTTTTTTAGAGTGTCTTTAACATTTTTTTATATTTTCAAAATTAGTTTTTTTTTTAAATTTGAAAGTAATTTTTTCTAAAAATAGTAAATCAAAGATAAGATTGATATTAAAAAATAAAAATAGTAGTAGTGGATAAAGATCCAACTACTTTAAAAACTTAACACTCAAATCCGCCGTCACATCTGATGATTTGACCGTCTACGAATTCAGATTCGTCAGAAGCAAGGAATAATGCTAATGCAGCAATGTCTTCTCCTTGACCTACTCTTTTCATAGGTGCTCCGTCAACCATCATTTGCAATGCTTCTACTCCACCGATACTATCTACCATAGCGGTGTGGATAGCACCAGGAGCAATACCATTACATCTTATTTCAGGACCAAGTTCGAATGCCATGGATTTGGTAAGACCTGCAATAGCGTGTTTGGATGAGATGTAACCTACAAATCCGAAGTGTGCAGCGTAGGATGCTACTGAACAAGTGTTGATTACAACACCTTTTCCTTTTTCTTTCATTACAGGAGCTACTAATTGGGTTAAGTATAATGGAGCGTATACGTCAACAGCAAATACTTTGTCCCATTCTTCTTTGGTAATGTCTAAGAGAGGGGTTACACTTAAAAGTCCTGCATTGTTGAATAAAATGTCGACAGTACCATATTTTTCCATGGTTTCGTCAAAGATTTTTTTAATGTCGTCAACGTTAGCCATATCTGCAATAACTGCAAATGCTTCTCCACCAGCTGCTACAATGTCATCCACTACAGCTTGTGCTCTTTCTTCATTTCTTCCAGTTACAACAACTTTAGCGCCTTCTGCAGCATATAATTTAGCTGTAGAACGGCCCATACCTGAAGTTGAACCAGTAACGATTGCTACTTTTCCGTCTAGTTTACCCATTTTTTCACCTCTTTAATCATAAAATCATATGATTTTATGTTTAATAGTATATTGGATAAAGTATTTAAATATTTTTAAATATTTCCAGATATTGTTTAGATTTTTTTATAATTGTATAATATTTAACCTAGTAAAATAAACTTTTTTTATTATTTTGTTCATTTTATTATTTTTTTATCATCTGTTCATATAGAAAAAATATAAAATATTTTACAAAATGAGAAAATATTAAGAAGATTAAGGGTTGAAAAAATGTAAAAAAAATGAAATTTTTTAGATAAAAGAAAAATATAATATGAATTTTTTAGGTTAAAAAAAGAAAAAATAAGAAATCATTCTTCTGTATTAGTCGAATACATTTCCCTTAACTCTCTTCTAAGGAGTTTCCATCCATTTACCCTTGGAAGTTCATCCATAGTAAATATTTTTCTTGGAACCTTGTATCTTGCTAAATATTCTTTTGAATATTCGACCAATCC includes:
- a CDS encoding cysteine peptidase family C39 domain-containing protein, whose amino-acid sequence is MLKINKSILIICLVSLFLIIGQISASDTDLMETSDTGMNDLRINQNTNEISDDSNMNHPESNTVEKIDDEIVNENVDEIIEEEEKDTNGVVMANDNYSCGPASLATVLNKNGLNLSLNEVSKQTNTSLNGTTMQSLIDAAKYYGFSAYGVEIDTKSLKENHIIHLNINGCEHWTVINKLTDTHVFLADSTEGNMNFTIDEFNSYFSKKAIVLSRNDSIDLKEELIARQINILSNDQCMKVSGKGLKKKIVGYRIVWKYGLIQKYGWVLRPKVVGGHVSFSQWVYVKGNRAVWGKYKVKQPIYKYYYVSDDALTSAKIRR
- a CDS encoding SDR family NAD(P)-dependent oxidoreductase is translated as MGKLDGKVAIVTGSTSGMGRSTAKLYAAEGAKVVVTGRNEERAQAVVDDIVAAGGEAFAVIADMANVDDIKKIFDETMEKYGTVDILFNNAGLLSVTPLLDITKEEWDKVFAVDVYAPLYLTQLVAPVMKEKGKGVVINTCSVASYAAHFGFVGYISSKHAIAGLTKSMAFELGPEIRCNGIAPGAIHTAMVDSIGGVEALQMMVDGAPMKRVGQGEDIAALALFLASDESEFVDGQIIRCDGGFEC
- a CDS encoding C1 family peptidase, with protein sequence MHKTHYKLLVCLMVFLCLIIIPTSFAADADSLDENIISDNSLDLVESVDYDDSLESLNIEEEILDGGESNDGLLEAHYYFNSSAENDGIGTMGNPYKYFNKTIKDNSVIHLANGVYELGSSYYNTNITIIGQDASQTILKGRLFEIKENFILQNITLDNVKINNRGKLNATNVIFCNGYRYDYYGGAIYTPISNGSVYLRNCSFYNNSATKSGGAIYSESDIEVIDCVFINNSADVGGAIYSKGANVKITDSKVIDNSANSFGGVFTFLKSDVKVVNLYGFNNTAKYDGGLIYQIYGNLTVSNSNFISNNAKNGAGIFVASTKRLTISNDNFTNNSANASAGAIYSILNNNTDMRNIIYENNTASDPIFNDLYNFSSIDLIISDNDYAMYIYNKTDKPLPSSYSSVTEGYVTPVVNQGSGGNCWAFATIATLESCILKASGDSLDFSEENMKNIAALYSIYGWNLETNGGGYDDVGLGYLLSWLGPVNDSDDKYDPKSLLSPVLSSIMHVQNVLYLKRDSYTDNDMIKRAIMDYGAVFSPVLMEYKNESHIGYYVYNNGTERPNHAVTLVGWNDTIQIPGAPGKGAWIVKNSWGKSSGNNGYFYLSYYDTSSIELGKWGDAFTFILNDTIKFDKNYQYDIAKTDFLFNTTKTAWYKNIFTATDNEYLTAVSTYFEKETTYKLFINVNNVSILNQSGFARPGYWTINLNEPIALNLGDIFEIAFKINVTGDVGVPISEAVSLNNVFYKENISFISYDGKTWSDLYDFVWNDYPSHSYKSQVACIKAFTVLDKIDVLLNISLSCMNVSENYFNPVNITVNVLNEYRFAVNCGQVRFNLSGEIAYAKVSNGVAKISHIFKKGFNNISAEFVSCAYNSPIVNSSVDITKYDLSMDANFSYYLNTAFVNVSLSEPINETIFFLFGYKNFTVKTVDGKASVNLTDLNGGFNNLRVVLYPALYDCNELEYNFTVTVYDTKIIVKDFSTVYGNSYKYKIKLIDENGNSLSGKKLQYSLNGVNYSGTTDKNGEITLSNLKASTYKLIVNFKGEKIYTESSNSSLITVKTTAVLPKYNNFTYGSKYSVKFLDKNLNPLKNANVTIVFAGKTYNLKTDSSGIVKIDNYLKPGSYIVKVKNPKTSEEKTHKIKVVARIDQNKNLAMYYGAGTYYKVRVLDNYGNIAKNVSVKFTLNGKTYYRTTNSQGIAGLKISLKPSSYTVSASYKGFTVKNKITVKSTIITKNLSKKKAKTIKFTAKLVNSKGSILKYKYITFKYKGKKYLRKTNKYGIATIGLKNLRRVKYTIYSSYGKLTVKNTIKVY
- the argB gene encoding acetylglutamate kinase, which gives rise to MERVNILVEALPYIKQFYNKKVMIKYGGHAMVDDEAMASTARDTVLLKYVGMQPIVVHGGGPEITRSMKKLGKEPKFIKGLRVTDEETMSIVKMVLVGNINTDIVSQICLHDGKGAGLSGKDNKLIEACKKIHKIKDEETGEIEEIDLGLVGEIKRINPEILEMYTENDFIPVVSPIGIAQDGTTLNLNADTVAGAIAGEMDAEKLIILTDVPGVLRDPEDPSTLIQRIHVDEIPALIEEGIISGGMIPKIETCVDALNNGVKSAHILDGRIKHTLLLEIFTKEGIGTMIYK